The Streptomyces nigra genome includes the window AAGTCGTACACCCAGAACACCGCGGGTGTCCCCGGCACCGCCGAGAGCGGCGACCGCTTCGGCACCTCCGTGGACCTCACCGACGTCACCAAGGACGGCCGCGCCGACCTCACCGTCGGCGTCGACGAGAACGGCACCGGCGGCGTCTGGACCCTGCGCGGCGCCTCGACCGGCCTGACCACCAGCGGCGCCCAGGGCATCACCGCCACGGCCGTCTCCGTGAAGGGCTACTACTTCGGCTCGGACATCGCCCAGTGACGCGCCACCCCGCACTCGACTTCCGCACCCTTCCCACCTGAAAGGGGACCTCACCGTGCGCAAGCGCACCCTTCTGCTGGCGGCGGCCGTCACCACGGGCCTGCTGACCGCGCTCCCGGCCACCGCGGCCACCGCCGCGCCCTCCGGCCTGGACGGCGACATCAACGGCGACGGCTACCGCGACACCGTCATCGCCGCGCCCCTGGCCAAGGTGGCCGGCAAGAGCAAGGCCGGCTACGTCGCCGTCGTCTACGGCAGCTCCAGCGGCCCGAACACCGGCAAGCGGCAGATCATCAGCCAGGACACCGCCGGCATCCCCGGCGTCCCGGAGAGCGGCGACTACTTCGGCGACCGCGTCACCACCGGCGACCTCGACGGCGACGGCTACACGGACATCGTCGTCGGCGTGCACGGCGAACGGATCGGCTCCACCGACGACTTCGGCGCCCTGACCGTGCTGTGGGGCGGCGCGAACGGCGTGACGTCCGGCACCGACGTGTCCTCCCCGCTGCCCGAGTACCGCAGCGAGCTGGGCTGGTCCGTGGCCACCGGCGACTTCGACGGCGACGGCGCCACCGACCTCGCCGCGGTGAACCTGGCCTACCCGGAGCTGAACATCTTCAAGGGCCCGCTGACCCGCACCGGCAAGGCCGCCGCGCTCACCGGCATCGACACCGACGAGCAGACCGGCATCAACGCCGACCGGATCACCTCCGGCGACGTCACCGGCGACGGCCGTACCGACCTGCTCGTCATGGGGCAGGAGGAGTACAGCGGCGGCTACCGCACCCGCGGCGTCCTCTACAAGGGCTCGGCGTCCGGCCTCACCCCCGGCGCCAAGGTCGCGGGCGGCTACGCGTCCGTCATAGGCGACGTGAACAAGGACGGCTACGGCGACATCGTCACCGGCAACTTCATGGAGAAGTCCACCGACGAGCCCAACGGCGGCCTCGGCGGCGCCATCACCGTGACCTACGGCGCGTCCGGCGGCCTGAGCACCCGCACCCCGGTCCGCATCACGCAGGACACCGCGAACGTGCCCGGCGCCTCCGAGAAGAACGACGCCTTCGGCTGGAGCCTGGACGCCGGCGACACCAACGGCGACGGCTACACCGACATCGCGGTCGGCGTCGCCGAGGAGGACCTCGGCAGCAAGCGGGACGCCGGATCGGTCGTCGTCCTGCGCGGCTCGTCCTCCGGCCTGACCGGCACCGGCTCCAAGGCGTTCACGCAGGACACCACCAACGTCCCCGGCACCGCCGAGTCGTACGACTACTTCGGCCACTCCGTGCTGCTCACCGACGCCAGCAAGGACAACCGCGCCGAGCTCGTCGTCGGCGCCCGCGGGGAGAACGACGGCGCCGGCTCCGTCTGGACGCTGCGCGGCACCGCCTCCGGCATCACCGCCACCGGTGCCAAGTCCTTCGGCAGCGCGACCGTCGGTGGCGCCTCGGGCCTCGCCTACTTCGGCGACGTCCTGGCCGGCTGACCCACCGCACCACCCGGACCTCCCGAGGGGACCGGCCGCCCGCGACCCGCGGCGGCCGGCCCCGCGGACCATCCCGACACCGCAGGAGAGACCCCACATGCTCCGGCACCACCGCACGCGCCTCCACTCCCTCGCGCTCGCCACGGCCACCGTCGCGGCCACCCTGACGGCCGCCCCGCTGCTGACCGCGGCCCCGGCGGCCGCCGCGCCCGCGAAGTACGCGGACGACTTCAACGGCGACGGCTACCGCGACCTCGCGACGGCGGCGCCGTACACCCCGGTCGGCGGCAAGACCGACGCGGGCGCCGTCGTGGTCACCTACGGCTCCGCGAGCGGCATCAGCGCCTCCCGCCGCGCGATCATCACGCAGGACACCACCGGCGTCCCCGGCACCGCCGAGCAGGGCGACCGCTTCGGCCGGGGCCTCACCTCCGGCGACCTCAACCGGGACGGCTACGCCGACCTCGTGGTCGCCAGCCCCGGCGAGGACGTCGGCTCCGACGTCGACGGCGGCTCCGTCACGATCCTCTGGGGCGGCAAGAACGGCCTGTCCGGCGGCCAGTCCGTCCCCGACGGCGCCCCCTCCGCCCACGACGAGTACGGCATGTCGCTGACCGTCGGCGACTTCACCGGCGACGGCAAGGCCGACCTCGCCGTCGGCAGCACCGGCAAGGACGTCTGGATCCACAAGGGCGGCTTCCTGAAGGCCTCGGGCGCCGCGTCCCGCGACGTCCTCACCACCGACCTGAACACCGGCGCCATCTACGGCTCCCAGAACCTCGCCGCCGGCGACGTCGATGGCGACGGCACCGACGACCTGGTCGTCAGCGGCACCCAGGCCGGCACCTACGACGAGGGCGCCTTCGTCTACCTGGGCTCCTCGTCCGGCTTCACCCGCCAGACGATCCTGGTCGACGGCGCCTACGAGATCGCCGCCACCGGCGACCTCAACGGCGACGGCTACGACGACATCGTCACCTCGACGTACGGCGACGGCGTGAAGAGCCTCGGCGGCTCCGTCAACGCCTACCTGGGCAGCCCGAACGGCGTCGGCACCCGCGCCCAGACCACGATCACCCAGGACACCGCCGGCGTCCCCGGCTCCGACGAGGAAGGCGACTGGTTCGGCAACGACCTCTCCCTCGGCGACATCGACAAGGACGGCTACGCCGACCTCGCCGTCGGCACGATCCACGAGACGATCGGCGACGCGAAGATCGCCGGCAGCGTCACCGTGCTCCGGGGCTCCGCCGCCGGCCTCACCGCGACCGGCGCCAAGGCGTTCACACAGAACACGGCCGGCGTCCCCGGCACCGCCGAGTCCGCCGACCGCTTCGGGGCCTCGGTGCGCCTGTCCGACCTGACCGGCGACGGCCGCGCCGACCTGTCCGTCGGCGCCGACGGCGAGAACCACCCGGCGGGCTCGATCTACAGCCTGCGCGGCTCGGCCACGGGCGTGACCACCACGAACGCGAGCAGCTTCGGCCCCGGCTCCCTCGGCCTGCCCTCGGGCTACCTGCGCCTGGGCCAGAACATGCTCAGCTGACTCCTGCTGCTCCGCCCCCCCTCGGGGGCACCCTTAGGGGATGTCACAGCTCGGCAGCAAAGCCGGGCCCTAACCCCGGGGCCCGGCACGCCGTTTGCCAGGACCAGGTACGTTCGAAGACGTGGCTGGATTCAGGATCGGACGGGGCAGCCGGAACAACGGCACCCCGCACACGCAGCAGACGCCCCAGGGACCGTCGTACGGCTACCCTCCGCCGCCGCAGCAGCCGTACACCGGCTCGGGCGGCGGAGGCGGCTGGCCGCAGGCGCACGGCGGCGGGCACGGCGGCCCCGGCGCCCACGGCCCCGGTCCGGCGAACCACGGCGAGCCGGAGTACTTCGGCGACGGCGGCTACCCGGGCGCCCCCGCCGACCCGTACGCGGCGAACAACCCCGGTCACACCCAGGCCTTCTCCGTCGGCGAGGACCCGTACACGCAGGGCGACACCTACCGCGCGGGCACGGCCCCGGCCGGGCCGGTCGGCCCCCGCCTGCACTGGAAGGACCTGCTGCGCGGCGTGATCCTCTCGCCCGCGCAGACCTTCCTGCAGATGCGGGACTACTCGATGTGGGGCCCCGCGCTCATCGTGACGTTCCTCTACGGCCTGCTCGCGGTCTTCGGCTTCGACGGCGCCCGCGCGGACGCGATCAACGCGACCCTCTCCAACGCGGTCCCGATCGTCCTGACCACCGCCGTCGCCATGGTCCTGTCGGCCTTCGTCCTGGGCGTCGTCACCCACACCCTGGCCCGCCAGCTGGGCGGCGACGGAGCGTGGCAGCCCACGGTCGGCCTCTCCATGCTGATCATGTCCCTCACGGACGCCCCGCGCCTGGTCGTCGCGATGTTCGCGGGCGGCGACGCGCCCTTCGTCCAGATCCTCGGCTGGGCGACCTGGGTGGCGGGCGGCGCGCTGCTCACCCTGATGGTCTCCAAGTCCCACGACCTCCCCTGGCCGAAGGCCCTGGGCGCGAGCGCGATCCAACTGGTCGCCCTCCTGTCGATCGTGAAACTGGGCACGTTCTAGCCCCCAGCCAACGGAAAAGGGCCCCTGCCGCATCGCCGGCGGGGGCCCTTTCCGTAAACCCCGACCGGTAGGGGTACGGGTACACACAGAACGTACTGGCCCGAAAGGGGAGAAACGATGCCGCTCTACCTGTCGAGGTTCAGCTACACGCCGGAGACCTGGGCGCGGCTGATCGCCCACCCCGAGGACCGCGCGAAGGCCGCCCAGGCGTACATCGAGTCCGTCGGCGGCAGGCTCCACGGCTTCTGGTACGCCTTCGGCACCCGCGACGGCTACAACCTGTGGGAGGCCCCCGACAACGTCTCCATGGCCGCAGTCGCCCTGGCGATCAGCGGAGGCGGCGCCCTGAGCTCGTTCGAGACGACGGTGCTCCTGACGGTCGACGAAACGATCGAGGCCCTCCAGAAGGCAGGCCAGGTCGGGTACCGGGCCCCCGGCGCGTAGTCACGGGTCCTGCCACGCCGCACAGCGATGAGTTCCGGGGCGGTCCCCGGTCTGTCCACCGGGTCAGATCACACAGATCGCAGGCCAAAGACCACTCCATCGCATCCATCGCACACGTGTCGGGAGTCATCTTGAAGCTTCTTCTCACGGCGGCGGGCATCACCAACGCGAGCATCCGGGACGCGCTCGTGCGCCTGCTGGGCAAGCCGATCGCCGAGGCCGACGCCCTGTGCGTTCCCACCGCGGGCTACGGGCACCCGATGGGCAGTCCTGCCGGGGCCTGGCGGTTCATCAGCGGACGGTCGCCCCTGCCCATGTGCGGCCTGGGGTGGAAGTCCCTGGGAGTGCTGGAGCTCACGGCGCTGCCCAGCATCGGTGCGGAGCGCTGGGTCCCCTGGGTCCAGGAGGCGGACGTCCTGCTGGTGAACGGCGGGGACGCCCTGTATCTGGCCCACTGGATGCGCCAGTCCGGTCTGGCGGACCTGCTGCCGTCATTGAGCGAGAAGGTCTGGGTGGGCTTGAGCGCCGGGAGCATGGCGATGGCCCCGCGGATCGGCGAGTACTTCGTCGAGTGGACGGCGCCCACCGGGGACGACAGCGGGCTGGGTGTCGTCGACTTCTCGATCTTCCCGCACCTGGAGCACCCGGACCTGCCGGAGAACACGATGGCGAAGGCGGAGAAGTGGGCGGCCGGCCTCCCGAATCCCGCGTACGCGATCGACGACGACACCGCCATCACGGTCGTCGACGGTGAGGTCGAGGTGGTCTCCGAGGGGAAGTGGCGTCACTTCCCCGCGTGATCCGGGGCTGGAGCGTCTTGAAGCGCCTCCTTGTTCTCCTTCGGAGCCTCGCCCGACTTATGTACTGGAGGCAGGACACTCCAGGCGTCGTTGACCCGATGAGGGTAGTTGGCTCGCTGCCTTTTGCCTGGTCAGGACGTTTCGCGAACATGCAGGAACGCGAGGCCGGCGGATGCACAGCCTCGCGTTCTGAGTCTTGCCCTGTCAGCGCCAGACAGGCTCGATCAAGCTCGGGTCGAACCTGCGCGTTCCCCTTCCCGCCGGATGGATCAGCACCGCCGAGAGACTGTGCAAGATCAATGCCTGCTGGCGTTCGATCGGGAGCGCGCGGAAGTCCTCGATGGTGTCGACGCTCAGGGATGCCGGCTGCTGCCGGGTCTTGCTGTGGCGCCCTCGCTCCAGCTTCAGCTCGTCCCGCCTTCGCTCCAGGTCCGGCAGGAGCTGAAGCAGCGTTGAGACCGTGATCTCCTTGGCCTTCGCAGCCTGCGTCAAGGCCGTGATGTCCGCCTCGACGTCATCAAGCAGGGACGCGCTTGGCCATGGTTCTTCCCCCGGCACTGTCGTGCTCGCGGCCCTCTCACGTTGCTCTGCGAGCACCAAGCTGATCACGAACTCGTCAACGGATTCGCCGGCCCGTCCGACCTTGCCACAGCCACCGTTCACGACGGAGCACTGATAGCTGAACGTGGCCCCCTTGGAGTTCGGGGATCGACGCCTGTTGACCTGTCCGCGAATCTTGGAGTGGCACAAGCCGCAGCGGGCGATCCCAGACAGCAGGTACTTCCTGGCCAGCGAGTGCCCGGGGTACTTCTGTTTGCGCTCCGCGACCACGGCGCAGACCGCTTCCCACTCCTCAACGGTGTTGATCGGTTCCCACTGACCGATGACCGGCTGGCCGTCATCATCGAGAAGGACTTCACCGTGATAGGTGCGGTAACCGCACAGCCGAGGATTAGTGAGCATCCGTTCGACCAGGTGATGCGGGAGCCGCGTAGTGCCTTCACGGGGATGCCCGAGGCCGCGACGTTGCCAGTCTGTGCGGATGGTTCCGATGCGCACGCCGGCCAGCAGTTGCTTCTGTGCGGCGCGGATGTGCTCCGCAGCGATCGGATCAACGGTCCGTCCGTCGGATTGCCAGCCGTAGGGGGCCGGCCCGCCGTTGGACTTACCTTGTAGCGCCAGTTCGAGGTGCTTGCGCTGGATGCGCCGAGATGCGTCGTGGGAGGACTTGTTGGCGAAAGCGACCATCACGCGAGCCATGGTGCGACCATCGGCTGTACCGAGATTGACGTCGTTGGTGACAGTGGCGAAGACGCGCCGTCGCCGTTCGTCGAAGAGATCGATGAGCCGTTCCAGATCCTTCGGTTGACGGGCAAGCCGATCGAGGTCGTAGGCCACTACGCCGTCGATCAGACCGTCCGCCAGGTCATTCAGCATCAGTTCGAACTGGGGCCGTCGCACGTTGCGCTTGTAGGCGGAGACGTCATTGTCCTCGTAGATCTTCGCGATGGCCCAGCCTCGGAGATCAGCCAGCCGTTCACAGTCCTCGCGCTGACGTGCGACACCCAGGCCGTCACCCTCGTCGTCACGCGAGATGCGGGTGTAGACCGCAACCCTGAGAGCCACGACTACGCCCTCCCCTGGAGGACCAGAAGGCGACGCACCCACTCGTCATCCCTCGCCGGCGCGTGGCGAAGGTGCTTCGCGATCCATTCGTCCTTGGACATCGCGGGCTTACGCGTTGTCGGTTGAGTCTTACTCGGCATCCGAGTCACCCCCTTCCCAGTCGGCCAGCGCTTCGCGGGCGAGTTCGCGGTTGTGCTGGATGTCCCGGCGGATGGTGGCGGCGAGCCAGGATTCGCCGGGGGTGTGGCCATGCCCCGCGTAGGTCCAGTGGGCAAGGGTCAGGGTGGTTACCTCCTCGTCGTCGGGGTCGGGCAGGCCGAGCGCGGCGCGTTGCTGGGCGGCGCGGTAGTCGGCGCGGACCTGGCGGAGGGCGCCGAGCGTGGTGGAGTAGCGGCGGGACTTGGTGGAGAAGTGGCCGCGGAAGCCGAGCATGTGTGCCCAGTCGCGGAGCTTGCGGTCCGGGTAGAGCGGGTGGAGGTCGAGGCACGCAGCGATGAGCCGGGCCGGATGCTCGGGGACGTCGAGGAGGACCAGGGCCTCCCTGTTGCCGATGCGGCGGTCGACGGTGCCGGTAGTCTCGGCGGCTTTGGTGGCGTACTTGGCGACGTAGGAGGCGACGGCCTGCTCGGTGATGTCCTCGCCGTCTCCGAAGGCCCGGATCGGGCGCACGTCGAGCTGTGTGCCCCATCGCAGGGTCCGTGCCGGTTGGTCGCCGGCCGGGGGCACGTCGACTTCCACGCGGGCCGCAGCGGCACGGATGGCGTCGTTGAGCAGGTCGAGGGTGGCCCACGCGGGCGGCGGGTCGTCGGGGCCGGCCGGGCCGTCGAAGCGGATCACGGCATGGAAGTGCACGGCTCCGCGCTTTTGGTACTCGGCGACCTTCCCGAACGACACCCGCGACTGCTCGCGTGCTGCCTTCTGGGTCAGTCCGGCCCGCTTGGCAATCTCTCGGCGCAGGTAGATCGTGAAGTAGCGCCACAGGTCCGAGGCGTGGTTGTTCCACAGCACCGCGCCCGCGTAGTCGTAGGCGTCAGGGTCGAGCGGTGTGCCTAACTCCGGGGCGTCCTCGGCGTGGTGGGTGCCGCATCGGCAGGGGCGGTTGCCGGGCCGGTTGTGGACCGGGCCGAAGGAGGGTGCGGTGAGGGTGGCGAAGACCCGCGGGTGATCCCGGATCGTCTCCGGGGTGCCCTTGGCGGGGTCGCCCACGAGTCCGGCCCGGATGAGGTGGTAGGTGTCGCCCGCGTACGTCCAGGCGCAGGCCGGGCAGCGCGAGGCACGGCGGTTGCCGCAGGCGACGCGCAGGACGCCTCCGGGTTCGGTGTCGGTCGAGTACGTGTGCAGTACCTGCCCGGTGGCCACATCGCGGGTGACGGTTGAGCCCATCAGGCGGATGGGGTCGGTGCAACCTCCGGTGCGCTTGATCTGTTCTCGGATGCGGTCGAAGCCGGGAGACCCGGCCAGCCTCAGCACGTCGGCGAGGGTGGCCGGGTCCAGGCCCGCCATGGTGGCGGAGTCGCTCACGCGAAGACCTCCTGCCGGGCGGTCAGGAAGGCGTGACCGATCCACTCGGTGTAGGCGGGCGGGATTGCCTCGGTCAGTTCCTCGCGTACGTCGGTCCAGGTGATGCCCATGGCGCGCTGCATCTCCGGGACGGTCGCCTTGCCGCCGCCGTTGCCGTACGCGGCGACATACGGGCCGTCGCGACGGACGCCGTGGCGGTGGCCGCGCACGTAACCCCGGTGCCGGGGGTGCGCCGGCTGCGCGGTGGCCCAGCGGCCCAGTTCGAAGTTGCGGTGACGCAAAACGCCGAGCCCGAACATCTCGCCGCACAGGGAGAGGTCTTTGCGGATCTCTGCCCGGCCGTTGGGCTGCTCGATCACGTACGGCAGGCCCGACGCGTCGAGGAGGGTACGGGTGGCAGCCACGAGGTCGACGTGCGAGCCGCCCCACCCCTGGGAGGCGTTCGTGCCCACGGTTAACGCACAGCTGGCCTGGCAGGGGGGGGAGCCGTGCACGAGGGTGTACCGCTCGATCTCGCCCGTGGCGATCAGGCGGGCGAGGTACTCCAAAGCGTCGCCCCGGTGGTACGAAAAGGGGTAGCGGGGGCGGTCGGCGATGTCGCAGCCGTCGACCTGGAACCCGGCGCGGTGGTAACCCATGGCGGCTCCACCGGAGCAGGAGAACAGATCAAGGACCCGGCCGGGGGTGGTCATCGGGCACCGCCCTTGTTGCTCTTGCGCGGGGGGTCGGAGTGGAACCGCTGGGTGCCGAGGTCGCGGCCGTCGTGCTCATGCCGCGGGGCGTTCGGGTTGCGTTCGTTCCAGTCCTCGGCACAGACCTTGTGGACGGGTTCGCCGGCGTGGGAGCGCAGCGGGGTGGGCTTGCCGCACTGGGTGCACGGGCAGTCGCCGCCGTGGTCGTAGTGCTGGCCGGAGTTCCAGTTCAGGAGGCTCACGACAGTCACCGGCCCGTCCGGGCAAGGGCCGCGGGGACCGTGTGGCCGGTGCCGTTGCAGCCGGTGCAGGTGATCCGGAGGGTGACGCGAGAGCCGTCGTCGTGTCGGGTGCCGGTGGTGATGGCGACCGTGGCGAAGCCGTCGCAGTCGCGGCAGACGCGCGTGTTCTGGGCGTGCTGGGGCATGATGAGGCTTCCCTTTCGGGTCCGTTGGATCTGGATGGGCGAGCCGTCCGGGGCGGCGGAAACTTGGCGGTTGAGGCCGCCCCGGAGGGCGTTACTTGCTGCGCAGGTTCTTGCGCTTGGCGGTGCGGTTGATCGTGTAGCTGAGGCCGCCGGTGGCCGACAGGACCGCTACGGCGGCGCCGGCGATGACCTGGACGACGAAGGCGATGACCAGCAGCACCGCGACCGATCCGGTGAGGACGACGAGCGTCAGGACGATCGGGCCCGTGTAGGAGCGGGGGGCCTGTTGGCCGATCACGACGCTTCGCACGTCGGTGCCGGGCGGGAGCTGCCGGTAGAGGTCGGCGGGGATGTGACCGGCGCGGATCTGGTCTTCGGGTAACTGCACGGCGTGCCTCCTTTCAGGCGCAGCGGTGGGTGCGGGCGGCGAGTTCTGCGGCTGACCGGTCGCCGTATTCGTTGGAAAAGCCGCACTTCGGGGCGGTGCAGGCGGCGGTGTGTCGGGTCTGGCCCCGGCCGTTGTTGAACGAGGCCACGCGGACCGGGCCGACGCGGATCACGTCGTAGAAG containing:
- a CDS encoding DNA cytosine methyltransferase; the encoded protein is MTTPGRVLDLFSCSGGAAMGYHRAGFQVDGCDIADRPRYPFSYHRGDALEYLARLIATGEIERYTLVHGSPPCQASCALTVGTNASQGWGGSHVDLVAATRTLLDASGLPYVIEQPNGRAEIRKDLSLCGEMFGLGVLRHRNFELGRWATAQPAHPRHRGYVRGHRHGVRRDGPYVAAYGNGGGKATVPEMQRAMGITWTDVREELTEAIPPAYTEWIGHAFLTARQEVFA
- the repSA gene encoding replication initiator protein RepSA; protein product: MSDSATMAGLDPATLADVLRLAGSPGFDRIREQIKRTGGCTDPIRLMGSTVTRDVATGQVLHTYSTDTEPGGVLRVACGNRRASRCPACAWTYAGDTYHLIRAGLVGDPAKGTPETIRDHPRVFATLTAPSFGPVHNRPGNRPCRCGTHHAEDAPELGTPLDPDAYDYAGAVLWNNHASDLWRYFTIYLRREIAKRAGLTQKAAREQSRVSFGKVAEYQKRGAVHFHAVIRFDGPAGPDDPPPAWATLDLLNDAIRAAAARVEVDVPPAGDQPARTLRWGTQLDVRPIRAFGDGEDITEQAVASYVAKYATKAAETTGTVDRRIGNREALVLLDVPEHPARLIAACLDLHPLYPDRKLRDWAHMLGFRGHFSTKSRRYSTTLGALRQVRADYRAAQQRAALGLPDPDDEEVTTLTLAHWTYAGHGHTPGESWLAATIRRDIQHNRELAREALADWEGGDSDAE
- a CDS encoding FG-GAP repeat domain-containing protein; the protein is MLRHHRTRLHSLALATATVAATLTAAPLLTAAPAAAAPAKYADDFNGDGYRDLATAAPYTPVGGKTDAGAVVVTYGSASGISASRRAIITQDTTGVPGTAEQGDRFGRGLTSGDLNRDGYADLVVASPGEDVGSDVDGGSVTILWGGKNGLSGGQSVPDGAPSAHDEYGMSLTVGDFTGDGKADLAVGSTGKDVWIHKGGFLKASGAASRDVLTTDLNTGAIYGSQNLAAGDVDGDGTDDLVVSGTQAGTYDEGAFVYLGSSSGFTRQTILVDGAYEIAATGDLNGDGYDDIVTSTYGDGVKSLGGSVNAYLGSPNGVGTRAQTTITQDTAGVPGSDEEGDWFGNDLSLGDIDKDGYADLAVGTIHETIGDAKIAGSVTVLRGSAAGLTATGAKAFTQNTAGVPGTAESADRFGASVRLSDLTGDGRADLSVGADGENHPAGSIYSLRGSATGVTTTNASSFGPGSLGLPSGYLRLGQNMLS
- a CDS encoding GYD domain-containing protein — encoded protein: MPLYLSRFSYTPETWARLIAHPEDRAKAAQAYIESVGGRLHGFWYAFGTRDGYNLWEAPDNVSMAAVALAISGGGALSSFETTVLLTVDETIEALQKAGQVGYRAPGA
- a CDS encoding mobile element transfer protein is translated as MRPNRFYDVIRVGPVRVASFNNGRGQTRHTAACTAPKCGFSNEYGDRSAAELAARTHRCA
- a CDS encoding Type 1 glutamine amidotransferase-like domain-containing protein codes for the protein MKLLLTAAGITNASIRDALVRLLGKPIAEADALCVPTAGYGHPMGSPAGAWRFISGRSPLPMCGLGWKSLGVLELTALPSIGAERWVPWVQEADVLLVNGGDALYLAHWMRQSGLADLLPSLSEKVWVGLSAGSMAMAPRIGEYFVEWTAPTGDDSGLGVVDFSIFPHLEHPDLPENTMAKAEKWAAGLPNPAYAIDDDTAITVVDGEVEVVSEGKWRHFPA
- a CDS encoding Yip1 family protein, which produces MAGFRIGRGSRNNGTPHTQQTPQGPSYGYPPPPQQPYTGSGGGGGWPQAHGGGHGGPGAHGPGPANHGEPEYFGDGGYPGAPADPYAANNPGHTQAFSVGEDPYTQGDTYRAGTAPAGPVGPRLHWKDLLRGVILSPAQTFLQMRDYSMWGPALIVTFLYGLLAVFGFDGARADAINATLSNAVPIVLTTAVAMVLSAFVLGVVTHTLARQLGGDGAWQPTVGLSMLIMSLTDAPRLVVAMFAGGDAPFVQILGWATWVAGGALLTLMVSKSHDLPWPKALGASAIQLVALLSIVKLGTF
- a CDS encoding recombinase family protein translates to MALRVAVYTRISRDDEGDGLGVARQREDCERLADLRGWAIAKIYEDNDVSAYKRNVRRPQFELMLNDLADGLIDGVVAYDLDRLARQPKDLERLIDLFDERRRRVFATVTNDVNLGTADGRTMARVMVAFANKSSHDASRRIQRKHLELALQGKSNGGPAPYGWQSDGRTVDPIAAEHIRAAQKQLLAGVRIGTIRTDWQRRGLGHPREGTTRLPHHLVERMLTNPRLCGYRTYHGEVLLDDDGQPVIGQWEPINTVEEWEAVCAVVAERKQKYPGHSLARKYLLSGIARCGLCHSKIRGQVNRRRSPNSKGATFSYQCSVVNGGCGKVGRAGESVDEFVISLVLAEQRERAASTTVPGEEPWPSASLLDDVEADITALTQAAKAKEITVSTLLQLLPDLERRRDELKLERGRHSKTRQQPASLSVDTIEDFRALPIERQQALILHSLSAVLIHPAGRGTRRFDPSLIEPVWR
- a CDS encoding FG-GAP and VCBS repeat-containing protein, yielding MRKRTLLLAAAVTTGLLTALPATAATAAPSGLDGDINGDGYRDTVIAAPLAKVAGKSKAGYVAVVYGSSSGPNTGKRQIISQDTAGIPGVPESGDYFGDRVTTGDLDGDGYTDIVVGVHGERIGSTDDFGALTVLWGGANGVTSGTDVSSPLPEYRSELGWSVATGDFDGDGATDLAAVNLAYPELNIFKGPLTRTGKAAALTGIDTDEQTGINADRITSGDVTGDGRTDLLVMGQEEYSGGYRTRGVLYKGSASGLTPGAKVAGGYASVIGDVNKDGYGDIVTGNFMEKSTDEPNGGLGGAITVTYGASGGLSTRTPVRITQDTANVPGASEKNDAFGWSLDAGDTNGDGYTDIAVGVAEEDLGSKRDAGSVVVLRGSSSGLTGTGSKAFTQDTTNVPGTAESYDYFGHSVLLTDASKDNRAELVVGARGENDGAGSVWTLRGTASGITATGAKSFGSATVGGASGLAYFGDVLAG